Proteins from a genomic interval of Rosa chinensis cultivar Old Blush chromosome 2, RchiOBHm-V2, whole genome shotgun sequence:
- the LOC112189773 gene encoding ATP-dependent 6-phosphofructokinase 6 isoform X1 → MATTPRFRCFDPTNSYAATPDHPRRFSTTSNSTPRYYNNNNNNSKGTMGISANSEPKIITGDAGYVLEDVPHLSDYIPDLPTYPNPLQDNPSYSVVKQYFVNVDDSVAQTIVVQKDSPRGIHFRRAGPRQKVYFEPDDVRACIVTCGGLCPGLNTVIREIVCGLYYMYGVHRILGIEGGYRGFYARNTIPLTPKVVNDIHKRGGTILGTSRGGHDTSKIVDSIQDRGINQVYILGGDGTQKGASVIFEECRRRGLNVAVAGIPKTIDNDIPVIDKSFGFDTAVEEAQRAINAAHVEAESIENGIGVVKLMGRYSGFIAMYATLASRDVDCCLIPESPFYLEGAGGLFEYIEKRLKENGHMVIVIAEGAGQELLAESRLAMNHQDASGNKLLQDSGLWLSQKIKDHFSKLNKMSINLKYIDPTYMIRAIPSNASDNVYCTLLAHSVVHGAMAGYTGFTVGSVNGRHAYIPFHRVTERQNKVVITDRMWARLLSSTHQPSFLDPKEVAKNKGEETETHLVNGENHLEETASATPKEVGNQQATYSGN, encoded by the exons ATGGCCACCACTCCACGGTTCCGCTGCTTCGACCCCACCAACTCTTACGCTGCGACGCCCGATCACCCCCGCCGCTTCAGCACCACCTCCAATTCAACTCCCAGGtactacaacaacaacaacaacaactccaAGGGCACTATGGGAATTTCCGCCAACTCCGAGCCCAAGATCATCACCGGCGACGCGGGCTACGTTCTCGAAGACGTCCCTCACTTGTCAGATTACATCCCCGATCTCCCT ACATATCCCAATCCATTACAGGACAATCCTTCCTATTCAGTTGTTAA GCAGTATTTCGTTAATGTCGATGATAGTGTTGCCCAGACG ATTGTAGTCCAGAAAGATAGTCCAAGAGGCATACATTTTCGACGTGCTGGACCTCGTCAGAAG GTCTATTTTGAACCAGATGATGTTCgtgcatgtattgtgacatGTGGTGGTTTATGTCCAGGCTTAAATACAGTAATTAGAGAAATAGTATGTGGGTTGTACTACATGTATGGTGTCCACCGAATTCTTGGAATAGAG GGCGGATACAGAGGGTTTTATGCCAGAAATACAATTCCCTTAACACCAAAGGTTGTGAATGACATCCATAAACGTGGTGGCACCATCCTTGGGACATCACGAGGTGGCCATGATACCTCAAAGATTGTGGACAGCATTCAGGACAGAGGAATTAATCAG GTTTACATACTTGGGGGAGACGGTACACAGAAAGGAGCTTCTGTAATATTTGAG GAATGCAGGAGGCGTGGCCTCAATGTTGCAGTGGCAGGAATTCCAAAAACCATTGATAATGATATTCCG GTTATAGACAAGTCCTTTGGTTTTGACACTGCTGTTGAGGAGGCTCAACGAGCCATTAATGCAGCTCATGTTGAAGCAGAAAGCATTGAGAATGGTATCGGCGTTGTCAAGTTAATGGGTCGCTACAGTG GATTTATAGCTATGTATGCTACTCTTGCCAGCCGAGATGTGGATTGTTGCCTGATTCCAGAGTCGCCTTTCTATCTGGAAGGAGCAGGTGGATTGTTTGAGTACATTGAAAAAAGACTTAAAGAGAACGGCCACATGGTTATAGTAATAGCTGAAGGCGCAGGACAAGAGCTTCTAGCTGAAAGCAGGCTTGCTATGAATCATCAGGACGCTTCTGGAAATAAGCTTCTACAAGATTCTGGTCTGTGGTTATCGCAGAAGATTAAG GACCACTTCTCAAAACTGAACAAGATGTCTATAAATCTCAAATATATAG ATCCTACTTACATGATCCGTGCTATTCCAAGCAATGCATCTGATAATGTATACTGCACGCTCCTTGCTCATAGTGTGGTTCATGGTGCAATGGCAGGATACACCGGCTTCACCGTCGGCTCTGTTAATGGAAGGCATGCTTATATTCCTTTCCAT CGGGTGACGGAGAGACAGAACAAGGTTGTGATTACTGACAGAATGTGGGCACGGCTATTATCATCAACTCATCAGCCAAGTTTCTTGGATCCGAAGGAAGTAGCTAAAAATAAGGGGGAAGAAACAGAAACCCACCTGGTCAATGGGGAAAACCATTTGGAGGAAACTGCTTCGGCTACGCCAAAGGAAGTAGGAAACCAACAAGCAACTTATTCTGGAAATTGA
- the LOC112189773 gene encoding ATP-dependent 6-phosphofructokinase 6 isoform X2: MATTPRFRCFDPTNSYAATPDHPRRFSTTSNSTPRYYNNNNNNSKGTMGISANSEPKIITGDAGYVLEDVPHLSDYIPDLPTYPNPLQDNPSYSVVKQYFVNVDDSVAQTIVVQKDSPRGIHFRRAGPRQKVYFEPDDVRACIVTCGGLCPGLNTVIREIVCGLYYMYGVHRILGIEGGYRGFYARNTIPLTPKVVNDIHKRGGTILGTSRGGHDTSKIVDSIQDRGINQECRRRGLNVAVAGIPKTIDNDIPVIDKSFGFDTAVEEAQRAINAAHVEAESIENGIGVVKLMGRYSGFIAMYATLASRDVDCCLIPESPFYLEGAGGLFEYIEKRLKENGHMVIVIAEGAGQELLAESRLAMNHQDASGNKLLQDSGLWLSQKIKDHFSKLNKMSINLKYIDPTYMIRAIPSNASDNVYCTLLAHSVVHGAMAGYTGFTVGSVNGRHAYIPFHRVTERQNKVVITDRMWARLLSSTHQPSFLDPKEVAKNKGEETETHLVNGENHLEETASATPKEVGNQQATYSGN; encoded by the exons ATGGCCACCACTCCACGGTTCCGCTGCTTCGACCCCACCAACTCTTACGCTGCGACGCCCGATCACCCCCGCCGCTTCAGCACCACCTCCAATTCAACTCCCAGGtactacaacaacaacaacaacaactccaAGGGCACTATGGGAATTTCCGCCAACTCCGAGCCCAAGATCATCACCGGCGACGCGGGCTACGTTCTCGAAGACGTCCCTCACTTGTCAGATTACATCCCCGATCTCCCT ACATATCCCAATCCATTACAGGACAATCCTTCCTATTCAGTTGTTAA GCAGTATTTCGTTAATGTCGATGATAGTGTTGCCCAGACG ATTGTAGTCCAGAAAGATAGTCCAAGAGGCATACATTTTCGACGTGCTGGACCTCGTCAGAAG GTCTATTTTGAACCAGATGATGTTCgtgcatgtattgtgacatGTGGTGGTTTATGTCCAGGCTTAAATACAGTAATTAGAGAAATAGTATGTGGGTTGTACTACATGTATGGTGTCCACCGAATTCTTGGAATAGAG GGCGGATACAGAGGGTTTTATGCCAGAAATACAATTCCCTTAACACCAAAGGTTGTGAATGACATCCATAAACGTGGTGGCACCATCCTTGGGACATCACGAGGTGGCCATGATACCTCAAAGATTGTGGACAGCATTCAGGACAGAGGAATTAATCAG GAATGCAGGAGGCGTGGCCTCAATGTTGCAGTGGCAGGAATTCCAAAAACCATTGATAATGATATTCCG GTTATAGACAAGTCCTTTGGTTTTGACACTGCTGTTGAGGAGGCTCAACGAGCCATTAATGCAGCTCATGTTGAAGCAGAAAGCATTGAGAATGGTATCGGCGTTGTCAAGTTAATGGGTCGCTACAGTG GATTTATAGCTATGTATGCTACTCTTGCCAGCCGAGATGTGGATTGTTGCCTGATTCCAGAGTCGCCTTTCTATCTGGAAGGAGCAGGTGGATTGTTTGAGTACATTGAAAAAAGACTTAAAGAGAACGGCCACATGGTTATAGTAATAGCTGAAGGCGCAGGACAAGAGCTTCTAGCTGAAAGCAGGCTTGCTATGAATCATCAGGACGCTTCTGGAAATAAGCTTCTACAAGATTCTGGTCTGTGGTTATCGCAGAAGATTAAG GACCACTTCTCAAAACTGAACAAGATGTCTATAAATCTCAAATATATAG ATCCTACTTACATGATCCGTGCTATTCCAAGCAATGCATCTGATAATGTATACTGCACGCTCCTTGCTCATAGTGTGGTTCATGGTGCAATGGCAGGATACACCGGCTTCACCGTCGGCTCTGTTAATGGAAGGCATGCTTATATTCCTTTCCAT CGGGTGACGGAGAGACAGAACAAGGTTGTGATTACTGACAGAATGTGGGCACGGCTATTATCATCAACTCATCAGCCAAGTTTCTTGGATCCGAAGGAAGTAGCTAAAAATAAGGGGGAAGAAACAGAAACCCACCTGGTCAATGGGGAAAACCATTTGGAGGAAACTGCTTCGGCTACGCCAAAGGAAGTAGGAAACCAACAAGCAACTTATTCTGGAAATTGA